One Obesumbacterium proteus DNA window includes the following coding sequences:
- the oppC gene encoding oligopeptide ABC transporter permease OppC, with translation MVENFGEQLEVEGRSLWQDARRRFVHNRAALASLFVLSLIALFVIFAPMLSQFAYDDTDWGMMSSAPDMESGHYFGTDSSGRDLLVRVAIGGRISLMVGIAAALVAVVVGTLYGAMAGYVGGKTDSVMMRLLEILNSFPFMFFVILLVTFFGQNILLIFVAIGMVSWLDMARIVRGQTLSLKRKEFIEAALVGGVSTRKIVTRHIVPNVLGVVVVYASLLVPSMILFESFLSFLGLGTQEPLSSWGALLSDGANSMEVSPWLLMYPAAFLVVTLFCFNFIGDGLRDALDPKDR, from the coding sequence GTGGTCGAAAACTTCGGTGAGCAACTGGAAGTGGAAGGGCGCAGCCTGTGGCAGGATGCGCGCCGCCGTTTCGTTCATAACCGCGCCGCGTTGGCGAGCCTGTTTGTACTAAGCCTGATCGCGCTATTTGTGATTTTTGCCCCGATGCTGTCGCAATTTGCCTATGACGATACCGATTGGGGAATGATGTCATCGGCGCCAGATATGGAGTCAGGCCACTACTTTGGCACTGACTCCTCCGGGCGTGATTTGCTGGTGCGCGTGGCGATTGGTGGCCGTATTTCGTTGATGGTAGGGATTGCGGCCGCGCTGGTTGCGGTGGTCGTTGGCACCTTGTATGGCGCGATGGCCGGTTACGTGGGTGGCAAAACCGACTCAGTGATGATGCGCCTGCTTGAGATCCTCAACTCCTTCCCGTTCATGTTCTTCGTGATTTTGCTGGTGACCTTCTTTGGGCAAAATATCCTGCTGATCTTTGTGGCGATCGGCATGGTGTCGTGGTTGGACATGGCGCGTATCGTGCGTGGACAAACGCTGAGCCTGAAGCGCAAAGAGTTTATCGAAGCGGCGCTGGTGGGCGGTGTATCCACACGCAAAATTGTCACTCGACACATTGTTCCCAACGTGCTGGGCGTGGTGGTGGTATATGCGTCTTTATTGGTGCCGAGCATGATTTTGTTTGAATCCTTCCTCAGCTTCTTAGGGCTAGGGACTCAAGAACCGTTAAGCAGTTGGGGCGCGTTGTTAAGCGATGGCGCCAACTCGATGGAAGTCTCTCCGTGGCTGCTGATGTATCCCGCTGCGTTTCTGGTTGTGACGCTATTCTGTTTCAACTTTATCGGCGATGGCCTGCGTGATGCCCTCGACCCGAAAGATCGTTAA
- the oppB gene encoding oligopeptide ABC transporter permease OppB: protein MLKFIFRRLLEAIPTLFILITISFFMMRLAPGSPFTGERALPPEVLANIEAKYHLNDPIWKQYGHYLVQLGHGDFGPSFKYKDYSVNDLVSASFPVSAKLGFAAFLLAVVFGVTAGVLAALKQNSKWDYAVMGVAMTGIVIPSFVVAPLLVLIFAIQLKWLPGGGWSGGALKFMILPMVALSLAYIASIARITRGSMIEVLHSNFIRTARAKGLPMRRIILRHALKPALLPVLSYLGPAFVGIITGSMVIETIYGLPGIGQLFVNGALNRDYSLVLSLTILVGALTILFNAIVDVLYAVIDPKIRY from the coding sequence ATGTTAAAATTTATCTTTCGGCGCTTGCTTGAAGCGATACCGACGCTTTTTATCCTGATCACCATTTCATTCTTCATGATGCGCTTAGCGCCGGGTAGCCCATTTACCGGTGAACGCGCTTTGCCGCCAGAAGTTCTGGCTAATATTGAAGCGAAATATCACCTCAACGATCCTATTTGGAAACAATACGGACATTATTTAGTGCAATTAGGCCACGGTGATTTTGGCCCTTCGTTTAAATATAAAGATTATTCCGTTAATGATTTAGTGAGTGCGTCGTTTCCTGTTTCTGCCAAATTAGGTTTTGCCGCATTTTTATTGGCGGTGGTTTTTGGTGTGACGGCGGGCGTGCTGGCGGCGTTAAAACAAAATAGCAAATGGGATTATGCGGTTATGGGGGTGGCCATGACCGGTATTGTCATACCCAGTTTCGTGGTTGCGCCGTTATTGGTGCTAATTTTTGCCATTCAGCTGAAATGGCTACCAGGCGGCGGGTGGAGCGGTGGAGCGCTCAAGTTTATGATTTTGCCGATGGTGGCACTTTCATTGGCTTATATTGCCAGCATCGCGCGTATTACCCGCGGCTCCATGATTGAAGTTCTGCATTCCAACTTTATTCGTACCGCGCGGGCGAAAGGCTTACCGATGCGTCGCATTATTTTGCGCCATGCATTGAAGCCCGCGCTGTTGCCGGTGCTCTCTTATTTAGGCCCAGCCTTCGTCGGTATTATTACGGGTTCGATGGTTATCGAAACTATTTATGGATTGCCGGGTATCGGCCAGCTGTTTGTTAACGGTGCGCTGAACCGTGACTACTCCTTGGTGTTGAGCCTAACCATTCTGGTTGGCGCGCTGACCATCCTGTTTAACGCGATTGTCGATGTGCTTTATGCCGTCATCGATCCGAAAATCCGTTACTGA
- the oppA gene encoding oligopeptide ABC transporter substrate-binding protein OppA yields the protein MSKHIKKNLLAVSVMAALGMFSIAQVQAADVPAGVKLAAKQELVKNNGSEVQSLDPHKIEGVPENNVTNDLMEGLTQHDPQGKTIPGTAVSWDNKDFKVWTFHIRPDAKWSNGQSVTAEDFVYSWQRIVDPKTASPYASYLQYAHVENVDDIISGKKDKSTLGVKALDDKTFQITLTEPVPYLAEMTSHYAMKPVNKAVVEKFGDKWTLPENYVSNGAYKLKDWVVNERIVLERNPEYWDNAKTVINKVTFLPIASEVTDVNRYRTGEIDVTYNNMPIELFQKLKKEIPQEVKADPYLCTYYYEINNQKPPFNDERVREALKLGMDRDIIVNKVKNQGDLPAYSFTPPYTDGAKLTPPEWFGWSQEKRNEEAKKLLAAAGYGPDKPLTFNLLYNTSDLHKKLAIAAASIWKKNLGVNVKLENQEWKTFLDTRHQGTYDVSRAGWCADYNEPSSFLNMMLSDSSSNTPHYKSAAFDKIMAGALQTSSKEARAAVYQQAEQQLDKDSAIVPVYYYVNARLVKPYVGGYTGKDPQDNVYDKNLYIIQH from the coding sequence ATGAGCAAACACATCAAAAAGAATTTACTGGCCGTAAGCGTTATGGCGGCATTGGGCATGTTTAGCATTGCTCAGGTGCAGGCGGCGGATGTTCCTGCCGGTGTAAAACTGGCCGCTAAGCAGGAGCTGGTTAAAAATAACGGCTCTGAAGTTCAGTCATTGGACCCACATAAAATTGAAGGCGTGCCTGAAAACAACGTCACTAATGACTTGATGGAAGGTTTAACCCAGCACGATCCTCAGGGGAAAACTATCCCTGGCACGGCGGTGAGTTGGGATAATAAAGATTTTAAAGTATGGACTTTCCATATTCGCCCGGATGCTAAATGGTCAAATGGCCAGTCTGTTACCGCAGAAGATTTTGTTTATAGCTGGCAGCGTATTGTTGATCCTAAAACCGCATCGCCTTATGCCAGTTATCTGCAATACGCTCACGTCGAAAACGTAGATGACATTATTTCGGGCAAAAAAGATAAATCAACGCTAGGCGTGAAAGCGCTTGATGATAAAACCTTCCAAATTACGTTAACCGAACCTGTACCATATTTAGCTGAAATGACGTCGCATTACGCGATGAAACCGGTCAACAAAGCCGTGGTGGAAAAATTTGGCGACAAATGGACGCTGCCAGAAAACTACGTGAGCAACGGCGCTTATAAATTAAAAGATTGGGTCGTTAACGAACGTATTGTTTTAGAGCGTAACCCTGAATATTGGGACAATGCGAAAACCGTTATTAATAAAGTCACGTTCCTGCCTATCGCTTCTGAAGTGACCGACGTTAACCGCTACCGTACCGGCGAAATTGATGTCACCTATAATAATATGCCGATCGAACTATTCCAGAAGTTGAAAAAAGAGATCCCTCAGGAAGTTAAAGCCGATCCGTATTTATGTACTTATTACTATGAAATAAATAACCAGAAGCCACCATTTAACGATGAGCGTGTGCGTGAGGCGCTCAAGTTAGGGATGGATCGCGATATCATCGTTAATAAAGTCAAAAACCAAGGCGACCTGCCAGCCTACAGTTTCACGCCGCCATATACCGATGGCGCTAAGTTAACACCGCCAGAGTGGTTTGGTTGGTCACAGGAAAAACGTAACGAAGAAGCTAAGAAGCTGCTTGCCGCTGCGGGCTATGGCCCAGATAAGCCACTGACGTTTAACCTGTTGTACAACACTTCGGATCTGCACAAAAAATTGGCGATTGCCGCAGCGTCTATCTGGAAGAAAAATCTGGGCGTGAACGTTAAGCTGGAAAACCAAGAGTGGAAAACCTTCTTGGATACCCGCCATCAGGGCACTTACGATGTTTCGCGTGCGGGCTGGTGTGCGGATTACAACGAGCCAAGTTCATTCCTGAACATGATGCTGTCTGACAGCAGCAGTAACACCCCGCATTATAAGAGCGCGGCCTTCGATAAAATCATGGCTGGCGCACTGCAAACTAGCAGCAAAGAGGCGCGAGCCGCCGTTTATCAACAGGCTGAACAGCAGCTTGATAAAGATTCTGCCATTGTCCCTGTCTATTACTACGTCAATGCGCGTCTGGTGAAACCGTATGTGGGCGGTTATACCGGTAAAGATCCGCAAGATAACGTATACGATAAAAACTTGTACATTATTCAGCACTAA
- a CDS encoding YchE family NAAT transporter produces MSQSLLDLSGYIKFFVGLFALVNPVGILPVFISMTSYQAVAARNKTNLTANTSVAIILISSLLLGDSILMFFGISIDSFRIAGGILVVTIAMSMISGKLGEDKQNKQEKSETAIRENVGVVPLALPLMAGPGAISSTIVWSSRYHGWQNLLGFSLAIILFAFCCWLLFRAAPLLVRLLGQTGINVITRIMGLLLMALGIEFIVTGLRSIFPGLL; encoded by the coding sequence GTGAGCCAGTCTTTGCTGGATTTATCTGGTTACATTAAGTTTTTTGTTGGTCTCTTCGCATTGGTAAACCCAGTGGGTATTCTGCCGGTGTTTATCAGTATGACGAGCTATCAGGCGGTTGCAGCGCGCAACAAAACCAACCTGACGGCGAATACGTCGGTTGCCATCATTTTGATCTCTTCTTTATTGCTGGGCGATTCAATACTGATGTTCTTTGGCATCTCGATTGATTCCTTCCGCATTGCGGGTGGGATCTTGGTGGTGACCATTGCGATGTCGATGATTAGCGGGAAGCTGGGCGAAGATAAGCAGAACAAACAAGAAAAATCAGAAACCGCAATCCGAGAAAACGTGGGCGTTGTACCGCTGGCGTTGCCATTAATGGCCGGGCCCGGCGCAATCAGCTCAACAATAGTGTGGAGCTCTCGTTACCATGGCTGGCAAAATCTGCTCGGTTTTTCTTTGGCCATTATTCTGTTCGCGTTTTGTTGCTGGCTACTGTTTAGGGCTGCGCCGTTGTTGGTTCGTCTGTTAGGGCAAACCGGTATTAACGTCATCACGCGAATAATGGGTTTGCTATTAATGGCGTTAGGCATTGAATTTATTGTCACAGGCCTACGATCTATTTTCCCCGGCCTGTTATAG
- the adhE gene encoding bifunctional acetaldehyde-CoA/alcohol dehydrogenase, with protein sequence MAVTNIAELDALVARVKKAQREFANYTQEQVDKIFRAAALAAADARIPLAKLAVEESGMGIVEDKVIKNHFASEYIYNAYKDEKTCGILSQDDTFGTITIAEPIGIICGIVPTTNPTSTAIFKALISLKTRNGIIFSPHPRAKNATNKAADIVLQAAIAAGAPKDIIGWIDQPSVELSNQLMHHPDINLILATGGPGMVKAAYSSGKPAIGVGAGNTPVVVDETADIKRVVASILMSKTFDNGVICASEQSVIVVDSVYDAVRERFATHGGYMLQGKELKAVQDIILKNGGLNAAIVGQPATEIAKMAGITVPATTKILIGEVKVVDESEPFAHEKLSPTLAMYRAKNFEEAVTKAEKLVEMGGIGHTSCLYTDQDNQPERVNYFGEKMKTARILINTPASQGGIGDLYNFKLAPSLTLGCGSWGGNSISENVGPKHLMNKKTVAKRAENMLWHKLPKSIYFRRGSLPIALDEVASDGAKRAFIVTDRFLFNNGYADQITKVLKGHGIETEVFFEVEADPTLSIVRKGAELMNSFKPDVIIALGGGSPMDAAKIMWVMYEHPETHFEELALRFMDIRKRIYKFPKMGVKAKMIAVTTTSGTGSEVTPFAVVTDDATGQKYPLADYALTPDMAIVDANLVMNMPKSLCAFGGLDAVTHALEAYVSVLANEYSDGQALQALKLLKENLPASYHEGAKNPVARERVHNAATIAGIAFANAFLGVCHSMAHKLGSEFHIPHGLANALLISNVIRYNANDNPTKQTAFSQYDRPQARRRYAEIADHLGLSAPGDRTAAKIEKLLVWLDSIKADLGIPASIREAGVQEADFLAKVDKLSEDAFDDQCTGANPRYPLISELKQILMDTFYGREFSESHEVEAVKAPAAKAEKKSKK encoded by the coding sequence ATGGCTGTAACCAATATCGCTGAACTAGATGCGTTAGTAGCACGTGTTAAAAAAGCCCAGCGTGAGTTTGCCAATTACACTCAAGAACAAGTAGATAAAATCTTCCGCGCCGCCGCTCTGGCAGCTGCTGATGCCCGTATCCCATTGGCTAAATTAGCCGTTGAGGAATCAGGTATGGGTATCGTGGAAGACAAAGTGATTAAAAACCACTTTGCATCCGAATATATCTATAACGCCTACAAAGATGAAAAAACCTGTGGCATCCTGTCTCAGGACGACACTTTCGGTACTATCACTATCGCTGAACCTATCGGTATCATCTGCGGTATCGTACCGACCACTAACCCAACGTCTACGGCCATCTTCAAGGCATTAATCAGCCTGAAAACCCGTAACGGTATCATCTTCTCTCCGCATCCTCGTGCCAAAAACGCCACGAATAAAGCCGCGGATATCGTTCTGCAAGCTGCTATCGCAGCTGGTGCACCAAAAGACATCATCGGCTGGATCGATCAGCCTAGCGTTGAACTGTCTAACCAACTGATGCATCACCCTGACATTAACCTGATTCTGGCCACCGGTGGTCCGGGCATGGTTAAAGCGGCATATAGCTCTGGTAAACCTGCTATCGGCGTTGGTGCTGGTAACACGCCGGTTGTTGTTGACGAAACTGCCGACATCAAACGTGTTGTTGCTTCTATCCTGATGTCTAAAACCTTCGACAACGGCGTAATCTGTGCTTCAGAACAGTCTGTTATCGTGGTTGACTCTGTATATGATGCAGTACGTGAGCGTTTTGCGACTCACGGCGGCTATATGCTGCAAGGTAAAGAATTGAAAGCCGTTCAGGATATCATCCTGAAAAACGGTGGCCTGAACGCAGCCATCGTAGGTCAGCCAGCCACTGAAATTGCAAAAATGGCCGGCATTACCGTTCCAGCAACCACCAAGATCCTGATTGGTGAAGTGAAAGTTGTTGATGAGTCTGAGCCATTCGCTCATGAAAAACTGTCTCCAACGCTGGCAATGTACCGCGCTAAAAACTTTGAAGAAGCCGTCACTAAAGCTGAGAAACTGGTAGAGATGGGTGGTATCGGCCATACCTCTTGCCTGTACACCGATCAGGATAACCAACCTGAGCGTGTGAACTACTTCGGCGAAAAAATGAAGACTGCACGTATCCTGATCAACACCCCTGCTTCTCAGGGTGGTATCGGTGACCTGTATAACTTCAAACTTGCTCCATCTTTGACTCTGGGTTGTGGTTCTTGGGGTGGTAACTCCATCTCTGAAAACGTCGGGCCTAAACACCTGATGAACAAAAAAACCGTGGCGAAGCGAGCAGAAAACATGTTGTGGCATAAACTTCCGAAATCTATCTACTTCCGCCGTGGCTCTCTGCCAATCGCGCTGGATGAAGTAGCATCTGACGGTGCAAAACGTGCCTTCATCGTGACTGACCGCTTCCTGTTCAACAACGGTTACGCAGATCAGATCACCAAAGTTCTGAAAGGTCACGGGATCGAAACTGAAGTCTTCTTCGAGGTTGAAGCTGACCCAACGCTGAGCATCGTGCGTAAAGGTGCTGAGCTGATGAACTCCTTCAAACCAGACGTGATTATCGCGCTGGGCGGTGGTTCACCAATGGACGCAGCTAAAATCATGTGGGTGATGTACGAACATCCAGAAACTCACTTTGAAGAACTGGCACTGCGCTTCATGGATATCCGTAAGCGTATCTACAAATTCCCTAAAATGGGCGTGAAAGCGAAAATGATCGCCGTCACCACCACTTCAGGTACCGGTTCAGAAGTGACTCCGTTCGCCGTGGTAACCGATGATGCAACCGGCCAGAAATATCCATTGGCTGACTATGCATTAACACCAGACATGGCAATCGTTGATGCGAACTTAGTGATGAACATGCCAAAATCACTGTGTGCGTTCGGTGGTTTGGATGCCGTAACTCATGCTCTGGAAGCTTACGTTTCTGTCCTGGCTAACGAATACTCTGACGGTCAGGCTCTGCAAGCGCTGAAACTCCTGAAAGAAAACCTGCCTGCAAGCTACCATGAAGGGGCTAAAAACCCAGTTGCTCGTGAACGTGTTCACAATGCGGCAACTATCGCGGGTATCGCATTTGCCAACGCCTTCTTGGGTGTATGTCACTCCATGGCCCACAAACTGGGTTCTGAGTTCCATATCCCACACGGCTTAGCAAACGCCCTGCTGATTTCTAACGTTATCCGCTATAACGCGAACGATAACCCAACTAAACAGACTGCATTCAGCCAGTATGACCGCCCTCAGGCTCGTCGTCGCTATGCTGAAATCGCAGACCATTTAGGTCTGAGCGCACCGGGCGACCGTACTGCTGCGAAGATTGAAAAACTGTTGGTATGGTTGGATAGCATCAAGGCAGATCTGGGTATTCCAGCATCTATCCGTGAAGCTGGCGTTCAAGAAGCAGACTTCTTGGCTAAAGTTGACAAACTGTCTGAAGATGCGTTCGATGACCAGTGTACCGGTGCGAACCCGCGCTACCCACTGATCTCTGAGCTGAAGCAAATTCTGATGGATACTTTCTACGGCCGTGAGTTCAGCGAATCACACGAAGTTGAAGCTGTAAAAGCACCTGCGGCTAAAGCTGAGAAAAAATCTAAGAAATAA
- the tnpA gene encoding IS200/IS605 family transposase: MSSYRSSAHVFWRCKYHLVWTPKYRYKVLAGAVGKELYRSVYILCNMKDCEVLELNVQPDHVHLVVMIPPKLSISTLMGVLKGRTAIRLYNKFPHIRKKLWGNHFWARGYFADTVGVNEEIIRRYVRHQDKKDQEYEQQMALLQD, from the coding sequence ATGAGCAGTTATAGAAGTTCAGCACATGTATTCTGGCGTTGCAAATATCACTTGGTGTGGACGCCAAAGTATCGCTACAAGGTTTTAGCAGGGGCGGTAGGTAAAGAACTTTATCGCTCAGTTTATATACTTTGCAATATGAAAGATTGTGAGGTACTTGAACTGAATGTTCAGCCAGACCATGTTCATCTTGTCGTGATGATCCCACCGAAACTCTCGATCTCAACGCTGATGGGCGTCCTGAAAGGGCGCACCGCTATTCGTCTCTACAACAAGTTTCCGCATATACGAAAGAAGCTGTGGGGTAATCATTTTTGGGCGAGGGGATATTTTGCCGACACAGTTGGAGTGAACGAAGAAATTATCAGGCGCTACGTGAGGCATCAGGATAAGAAAGACCAAGAATACGAACAGCAAATGGCGTTATTACAGGATTAA
- a CDS encoding thymidine kinase yields the protein MAQLYFYYSAMNAGKSTALLQSSYNYQERGMRTLVFTAEIDNRFGVGKVSSRIGLSSQAQLYNSETPLFEMIRQENDLLPVNCVLVDECQFLTKDQVNQLSDVVDSLDIPVLCYGLRTDFRGELFGGSQYLLAWADKLVELKTICHCGRKANMVLRLDEHGKALKDGEQVVIGGNESYVSVCRKHYKDALA from the coding sequence GTGGCACAACTATATTTTTATTATTCAGCAATGAATGCAGGCAAATCAACGGCGTTACTTCAATCTTCCTATAACTATCAGGAACGAGGAATGCGCACGCTGGTGTTTACCGCAGAAATTGACAATCGTTTTGGTGTGGGAAAGGTGAGCTCACGTATTGGTCTGAGTTCACAGGCTCAACTTTATAATAGTGAAACACCTTTGTTCGAAATGATTCGGCAGGAAAATGATCTTTTACCAGTCAACTGCGTGTTAGTGGATGAATGCCAATTCCTGACTAAAGATCAGGTTAATCAACTTTCTGATGTCGTGGATAGTTTGGATATCCCTGTATTATGCTACGGACTAAGAACAGATTTTCGTGGTGAGCTGTTTGGGGGAAGCCAATACCTATTAGCCTGGGCTGATAAGTTGGTTGAGCTTAAAACGATTTGCCATTGCGGACGCAAAGCGAATATGGTGCTTCGTCTAGATGAGCACGGTAAAGCATTAAAGGATGGCGAGCAGGTTGTGATTGGCGGTAATGAAAGCTATGTCTCCGTCTGCCGTAAGCATTATAAAGACGCGCTAGCGTGA
- a CDS encoding IS5-like element IS5 family transposase — MSHQLTFADSEFSSKRRQTRKEIFLSRMEQILPWQNMVEVIEPFYPKAGNGRRPYPLETMLRIHCMQHWYNLSDGAMEDALYEIASMRLFARLSLDSALPDRTTIMNFRHLLEQHQLARQLFKTINRWLAEAGVMMTQGTLVDATIIEAPSSTKNKEQQRDPEMHQTKKGNQWHFGMKAHIGVDAKSGLTHSLVTTAANEHDLNQLGNLLHGEEQFVSADAGYQGAPQREELAEVDVDWLIAERPGKVRTLKQHPRKNKTAINIEYMKASIRAKVEHPFRIIKRQFGFVKARYKGLLKNDNQLAMLFTLANLFRADQMIRQWERSH, encoded by the coding sequence ATGAGTCATCAACTTACCTTCGCCGACAGTGAATTCAGCAGTAAGCGCCGTCAGACCAGAAAAGAGATTTTCTTGTCCCGCATGGAGCAGATTCTGCCATGGCAAAACATGGTGGAAGTCATCGAGCCGTTTTACCCCAAGGCTGGTAATGGCCGGCGACCTTATCCGCTGGAAACCATGCTACGCATTCACTGCATGCAGCATTGGTACAACCTGAGCGATGGCGCGATGGAAGATGCTCTGTACGAAATCGCCTCCATGCGTCTGTTTGCCCGGTTATCCCTGGATAGCGCCCTGCCGGATCGCACCACCATCATGAATTTCCGCCACCTGCTGGAGCAGCATCAACTGGCCCGCCAATTGTTCAAGACCATCAATCGCTGGCTGGCCGAAGCAGGCGTCATGATGACTCAAGGCACCTTGGTCGATGCCACCATCATTGAGGCACCCAGCTCGACCAAGAACAAAGAGCAGCAACGCGATCCGGAGATGCATCAGACCAAGAAAGGCAATCAGTGGCACTTTGGCATGAAGGCCCACATTGGTGTCGATGCCAAGAGTGGCCTGACCCACAGCCTAGTCACCACCGCGGCCAACGAGCATGACCTCAATCAGCTGGGTAATCTGCTGCATGGAGAGGAGCAATTTGTCTCAGCCGATGCCGGCTACCAAGGGGCGCCACAGCGCGAGGAGCTGGCCGAGGTGGATGTGGACTGGCTGATCGCCGAGCGCCCCGGCAAGGTAAGAACCTTGAAACAGCATCCACGCAAGAACAAAACGGCCATCAACATCGAATACATGAAAGCCAGCATCCGGGCCAAGGTGGAGCACCCATTTCGCATCATCAAGCGACAGTTCGGCTTCGTGAAAGCCAGATACAAGGGGTTGCTGAAAAACGATAACCAACTGGCGATGTTATTCACGCTGGCCAACCTGTTTCGGGCGGACCAAATGATACGTCAGTGGGAGAGATCTCACTAA
- a CDS encoding glycosyltransferase, with the protein MVEEVRTGTATDLVRENTVLAVGRLCEQKGFDLLLKAWNIANTTGWNLKIIGEGNDREYLQQLIKDYGISNASLVGFKNNLDSEYASAKVFILSSRYEGLGMVLLEALSHGLACISFDCPAGPKSILSKNNGILVPAGDVNKLAITISELLSDNKRIKKYCSIGPNSIDKYKKANVQNSWLKLIKMVNNNAI; encoded by the coding sequence ATAGTCGAAGAGGTTAGAACAGGGACAGCAACCGATTTAGTAAGAGAGAATACAGTTCTGGCCGTTGGACGGTTGTGTGAGCAAAAAGGCTTTGATCTTCTATTAAAAGCATGGAATATAGCAAACACAACAGGCTGGAATCTTAAAATTATAGGTGAAGGAAATGATAGGGAATATTTACAGCAGTTAATTAAAGATTATGGTATCTCTAATGCATCTCTAGTCGGATTTAAAAATAATCTTGACAGTGAGTATGCATCTGCAAAAGTATTTATTTTATCGTCTAGATATGAAGGGCTTGGGATGGTGCTACTCGAAGCTTTATCTCATGGTTTAGCTTGTATTAGTTTTGACTGTCCAGCAGGGCCAAAGAGCATTTTATCTAAGAATAATGGTATTCTTGTGCCCGCCGGCGATGTTAATAAGTTAGCTATTACGATTAGCGAACTTCTTAGTGACAATAAACGTATTAAAAAATATTGCAGTATTGGACCAAATAGCATTGACAAATATAAAAAGGCTAATGTGCAAAACTCATGGCTGAAACTTATTAAAATGGTAAATAACAATGCAATATGA
- a CDS encoding glycosyltransferase: MSIGLPSGLLQKSVLSVLNFQDDIFITHGVGISNYTRDDFSKCIETEKTNNGLDFLYIGRLSPEKNLNLLIKAFNDLSHRLTIVGSGPQERELQKLAKSNILFLGYKNNSDLASVFKDSDVFILPSLSEPWGLVVEEALISGVPVLVSDKVGCKDDLVTNDVGLVFEAESINSLLNAIHEIEKNILFYKNNLKEKNYSYLSKKQLNVYGSLIGKNI; encoded by the coding sequence ATGAGTATAGGATTACCATCTGGACTACTTCAAAAGTCAGTTTTATCGGTGCTTAATTTTCAAGATGATATTTTTATCACTCACGGAGTCGGCATATCAAATTATACCCGAGATGATTTTTCAAAATGCATTGAGACAGAGAAAACTAATAACGGGTTAGATTTTTTATATATTGGTAGATTATCGCCAGAAAAAAATTTGAATCTTCTAATTAAAGCATTTAATGATCTATCCCATAGACTTACTATAGTTGGCTCTGGCCCACAAGAAAGAGAATTACAAAAACTAGCAAAAAGCAATATTTTATTTCTTGGGTATAAAAATAATTCAGATCTGGCTTCAGTTTTTAAAGACTCAGATGTGTTTATCTTACCGTCACTTTCTGAGCCTTGGGGGCTAGTTGTAGAGGAAGCTTTAATCTCTGGAGTTCCTGTTCTTGTCAGTGACAAAGTTGGTTGCAAAGATGATTTAGTGACAAATGACGTTGGGCTAGTCTTTGAGGCGGAAAGTATAAATAGCTTATTAAACGCGATACATGAAATAGAAAAAAACATTCTATTCTATAAAAATAATCTAAAAGAGAAAAATTATTCTTATTTGAGCAAGAAGCAACTTAATGTGTATGGATCATTGATCGGCAAGAACATTTAA